The following coding sequences lie in one Vibrio algicola genomic window:
- a CDS encoding GlsB/YeaQ/YmgE family stress response membrane protein encodes MSVIMFLFIGAIAGWLAGQIMKGTGFGLIGNIVIGIVGSVIGGLTFSLLGLSSGSLIGSIVTATVGAVILLYISRVVKS; translated from the coding sequence ATGTCAGTGATTATGTTTTTATTTATAGGTGCGATAGCAGGGTGGCTTGCTGGACAAATAATGAAAGGCACCGGATTTGGCTTGATTGGTAATATTGTCATCGGGATTGTGGGTTCGGTGATCGGTGGGTTGACGTTTAGTTTGCTTGGTTTATCTTCGGGTAGTTTGATCGGCTCGATAGTGACCGCGACAGTCGGTGCTGTTATATTGTTGTATATATCCCGCGTAGTAAAGTCTTGA